A stretch of Sulfurimonas xiamenensis DNA encodes these proteins:
- a CDS encoding HAD family hydrolase, producing the protein MFIEIPNYKTLDLKNIVCDYNGTIAKDGKLLNGVGELFKKLTKDFKVFVITADTFGSVQKELQGFDIEIIVLKSTHHTVEKKDFLNSIGAQNSIAIGNGNNDSLMLQEANISIALIGDEGCSVKTLKNADIVCKNILDALELIIYPKRLIATLRE; encoded by the coding sequence ATGTTCATCGAAATCCCAAACTATAAAACTCTTGATCTTAAAAATATTGTGTGTGATTATAATGGAACCATAGCCAAAGATGGAAAATTGCTTAATGGTGTCGGCGAATTATTTAAAAAATTGACAAAAGATTTTAAAGTTTTTGTGATAACGGCAGATACATTTGGAAGCGTTCAGAAAGAGTTACAAGGGTTTGATATCGAAATTATTGTATTAAAGAGCACTCACCATACAGTAGAAAAAAAAGATTTTTTAAACTCTATCGGTGCTCAAAATTCTATTGCTATCGGAAATGGAAATAATGACTCTTTAATGTTGCAAGAAGCTAATATCTCTATAGCTTTAATAGGTGATGAAGGGTGTTCGGTAAAAACTTTAAAAAATGCTGATATTGTTTGTAAAAATATTTTAGACGCTTTGGAGTTAATAATCTATCCAAAGCGGCTTATTGCAACATTAAGAGAGTAG